A stretch of DNA from Halobacillus litoralis:
CACCAAGTGTTATTTATCAGGTGACCCTTACAGATGGATCCGTCTTCAATGTCGATAACCCTTCCATGATGCCGGATAACCAGAAACTTGAAGAAGTTCAGGAACCTTTTGTTAAAGCAACGGTCATGGTCCCTAACGATTATGTCGGTCCAGTCATGGAAATCTGTCAGCGTAAACGCGGCAATTTTATAGATATGCAGTATCTGGATGACAATAGGGTCAATATCGTTTATGAGATTCCATTGTCTGAAATTGTTTATGATTTCTTTGATTCCTTGAAGTCCCAAACAAAAGGGTATGCATCTTTTGATTACGAGTTGATTGGGTACCGTGTCTCCAACCTCGTGAAAATGGATATCTTGTTGAATGGGGATACCATTGATGCATTGTCCTTCATCGTACACCGTGACTTTGCGTACGAACGTGGAAAGCTCATAGCTGAAAAGCTCAAGGAATTAATTCCGAGACAGCAATTCGAAGTCCCTGTCCAAGCTGCCATCGGAAATAAGATCGTTGCTCGGACCACAATCAAAGCAATGCGTAAAAACGTTCTTTCCAAATGTTACGGCGGAGACATTTCCCGTAAGCGTAAATTGCTTGAAAAGCAAAAAGAAGGTAAAAAGCGCATGAAGATGGTCGGTTCTGTTGAGGTCCCTCAAGAGGCCTTCATGTCCGTCCTTGACCTGAACGAAGATTAAAGCTAAAGGAAGACAGTTGAAACCGCAGGAGATTCTTCTCTTGCGGTTTTCCTTATGAAAGGTGGTAACATCCATGAAAATCCCATCCGCATATATACACATCCCTTTCTGTCAGCAGATTTGTCACTATTGTGATTTTACGAAGTTTTTCTATAATGAGCGTCTGGCAGACGACTATTTGGAGGCCCTTGAAAAAGAAATACACACGTATATCCCGGGAGAAAAAGCGGACGTGCGAACTATTTTTGTCGGAGGCGGAACCCCGACAGCTGTAAACCACAAGCAGTTAGAAAAGCTTCTGAAAATGATTGATGATCATTTTGATATTTCTGGCTGTGAAGAGTACACCTTTGAAGCGAATCCGGGAGATTTAGATGTTGAAAAAGTACGTTTGTTGAAGGCATATGGCGTCGATCGCATATCACTCGGCGTTCAAGTTTTCGATGATGACATGCTTGAAAAAATTGGTCGTGTACACAAAGTGAAAGATGTTTATACGAATATCGATCGTCTCGTTCAAGCGGGATTGACGAATGTGAGTATAGATCTTATGTATGCTCTCCCTGGGCAAACGGTTGAAGACTTTGAAAAAACCATTGATGAAGCGATGCAATTCGGTTTGCCGCATTACTCTTCCTACTCTCTTCAAATTGAACCGAAAACCGTGTTTTATCAACGGTACAAAAAGGGTAAGCTCTCCAAGGCTAAAGAAGATGATGAAGCAGAAATGTACGAACTACTTCAGCGTAAATTAGCTGATGCTGGAGCCGTGCAATATGAAATCAGTAACTTCGCAAAGCCCGGGTTTGAAAGTAAACACAACCTGACATACTGGAATAATGAATATTATTATGGCATTGGAGCGGGCGCGCATGGGTACCTGCCGGGAAAACGAACGATCAACATCCGCCCACTGCCTGCCTATGTGAAGAAAGCCACGGAAGATGGAATGCCCGTTCTCCATAAGGAACCTATTGGTCTGAAAGAGCAGTTGGAGGAAGAAATGTTTCTCGGCTTGAGAAAGACAAAAGGAGTATCGAAAGAACTTTTTCAACAAAAGTATGGAAAAACACTTGTCGATGTCTTCGGAAACAAGCTTACTGAATTGAAAGAGCGCTCATTAATAGCAGAAGACACCGGCCATATCCGTCTTACATCCAAGGGTCGTATTCTTGGTAATGAAGTATTCCAGTAATTCTTATTAGATGAATAATCATAAGAACGTGCTTTATCATAAAAAGATCGGTTGAGGGGGGAGTGAGGGAAACGGTGAGACTCCCGTGAAGTTAGCCCTATGCAATGTCCATGGAAAACTTTTTCTATGGATATTTAGAGGTTGCTTAGTGATCATTGATCCATTTCTCTCTCTACCTTGAACTTTTATTACGACGCTTGATAGGGACACATGTTCTAAATGTGAACAAGGACTTGGAGGAATGAGCAAAAAAAAGAGTTTTATCCGTTGACATCCCTCAACCCTTTTGATAATTTATTATTAGATTTAGCACTCACTGCAAACGAGTGCTAACAGAGGTGATCATCGATGTTAACAGATAGACAATTGCTCATTTTGCAAGTCATTATTGATGATTTCATTCTGACCGCACAACCTGTAGGTTCTCGGTCAATAGCCAAGAAAGATGCTGTAACATTCAGTTCAGCAACGATAAGGAATGAAATGGCTGATTTAGAGGAATTGGGTTTTATTGAAAAAACCCATTCATCTTCAGGAAGGGTCCCTTCTGAGAAAGGGTATCGCTTCTATGTCGACCATCTTCTATCTCCATTGCGCCTTTCCAGTCAAGAAATAGTGACCATTCGGGAAGCATTCGATGATAAAATGATGGAGTTTGAACGTGTGGTTCAGAAGTCAGCCGGTATTCTTTCCGATTTGACGAACTACACATCCATTGTTCTCGGACCTGAAGTATTTGAAACAAAACTAAAACAACTGCAGATCGTTCCATTATCTGATCAGTCTGCTATTGCGATTTTAGTTACGGATACTGGTCATGTGGAGCATCGTGCTTTCAACGTTCCGGTTGAGATTAAGGGTGCAGATCTGGAAAAGATGGTGAACATTTTGAACAGCCGGCTCCAAGGAGTCCCGTTGGTGAAATTGCATGAAGTACTCTATTCTGAGATTAATGATCTATTGAAAACACATACCGATCATCACGAAGAAGCTTTTCAGTATTTGCGTGCAGCTCTCGTGGATGAGCATCCGACGAAACTGTACATTGGTGGAAAGACAAACATTCTCATGCAACCTGAATTCAGGGACCTTGATAAAGTCAGGTCTTTATATGCCACCATCGAACGGGAAAGTGAGATGGCTGATTTGCTGCGGACCGGTAAGGAAGGGATTCAAGTCCGAATTGGACAAGAAAACCCTTTTGATGCTATGCAAAACTGCAGTTTGATTACAGCAAGTTATCAGCTAGGGAATAATCAAGTGGGAACGATTGCCCTCTTGGGCCCTACTCGCATGGAGTACAACCGAATGTTTTCATTGATGAATGTCTTATCCAAGCATATGACAGATACGTTCCGTGGCTGGTATTAGTACGGAAGAAAAGAAGAGGGGTATGCGCCCTATCGCTTCTTTATGTCTCATACTTTTTCAGGATAAGGATTCATGTTATAGTCAGTAACGGTGTAATGGAAAGTAGGAGGTGGAAGTCGTGGAAGAGAATAAACAAGAGATCATTGATGAAAAAGATGAAGCTCAAAATGAGGAACCTGAACAAACGGTAGTCGAAGAGACGGATGAGGCGGAAAAGCTTCGTCAGGAAAAAGAAGAGCTTAATAATCGACTGCTTCGTTTGCAAGCGGATTATGATAATTTCCGCCGTCGTACTCAGAAAGAGAAAGAGGCGGACAGGAAATATAGATCCCAGAGCCTTGTAGAGGAATTAATACCGGCTCTGGATAACTTTGAAAGAGCTCTCCAAGTGGAAGTGGATGGCGATGCAGCCAAAAACTTCGCAAATGGAATGAAAATGGTTTATGACCAATTCAAAGCAGCTCTGGAAAAAGAAGGCGTCGAAGAAATCCCTGCCAAAGGGGAAGAATTCGATCCTCATATGCACCAGGCGATCATGCAAGTCGAAGACGAAAATTATGAAAGTAATATTGTCGTCGAAGAGTTGCAAAAAGGTTACCGCCTGAAAGATCGGGTCATTCGCCCGTCAATGGTAAAAGTAAACCAGTAAAAATTATCTTATGAACGAGTACGTAAAGGAGGACATTTAACCATGGGTAAAATCATTGGTATTGACTTAGGTACAACAAACTCTTGTGTAGCAGTAATGGAGGGTGGAGAAGCGAAAGTAATTCCTAACCCTGAAGGGAACCGTACAACTCCATCTGCTGTTGCATTTAAGAATGGTGAACGTCAAGTAGGGGAGGTCGCTAAACGTCAGGCGATCACAAACCCAAACACGATTCTTTCCATCAAACGTCATATGGGAACAGACTACAAAGTAGAAGTTGAAGGTAAAGAGTACACGCCTCAAGAAGTTTCTGCTATCATCCTTCAGTATATCAAGAGCTATGCAGAAGACTATCTTGGAGAGACAGTAGATAAAGCGATCGTTACAGTCCCAGCTTACTTCAACGACGCAGAGCGTCAGGCTACAAAAGATGCTGGTAAAATTGCTGGTCTTGAAGTTGAGCGTATCATCAATGAGCCGACAGCTGCTGCACTCGCATACGGCATCGATAAAGAAGATCAGGATCAAACGATTCTTGTTTATGACCTTGGTGGCGGTACATTTGACGTATCCATTCTTGAAATTGGAGATGGAACATTTGAAGTTATTTCTACAGCCGGTGACAACCGTCTAGGTGGAGATGATTTCGACCAAGTCATTATTGATCACATGGTAGCTGAATTCAAAAAAGAAAACGGCATTGATTTGTCCCAGGATAAAATGGCAAAACAGCGCCTGAAAGACGCGGCTGAGAAAGCGAAGAAAGACCTTTCCGGCGTTGCTCAGACACAAATTTCTCTTCCATTCATCACTGCAGGAGAAGCGGGACCGCTTCACCTTGAGATGAACTTGACTCGTGCTAAATTCGAAGAGCTTGCATCTGACCTTGTTGAGCGTTCTATGAAACCGACACGTCAAGCGCTTAAAGATGCAGACATGAGTGCAAGCGACA
This window harbors:
- the grpE gene encoding nucleotide exchange factor GrpE, which translates into the protein MEENKQEIIDEKDEAQNEEPEQTVVEETDEAEKLRQEKEELNNRLLRLQADYDNFRRRTQKEKEADRKYRSQSLVEELIPALDNFERALQVEVDGDAAKNFANGMKMVYDQFKAALEKEGVEEIPAKGEEFDPHMHQAIMQVEDENYESNIVVEELQKGYRLKDRVIRPSMVKVNQ
- the hrcA gene encoding heat-inducible transcriptional repressor HrcA, whose translation is MLTDRQLLILQVIIDDFILTAQPVGSRSIAKKDAVTFSSATIRNEMADLEELGFIEKTHSSSGRVPSEKGYRFYVDHLLSPLRLSSQEIVTIREAFDDKMMEFERVVQKSAGILSDLTNYTSIVLGPEVFETKLKQLQIVPLSDQSAIAILVTDTGHVEHRAFNVPVEIKGADLEKMVNILNSRLQGVPLVKLHEVLYSEINDLLKTHTDHHEEAFQYLRAALVDEHPTKLYIGGKTNILMQPEFRDLDKVRSLYATIERESEMADLLRTGKEGIQVRIGQENPFDAMQNCSLITASYQLGNNQVGTIALLGPTRMEYNRMFSLMNVLSKHMTDTFRGWY
- the hemW gene encoding radical SAM family heme chaperone HemW, which encodes MKIPSAYIHIPFCQQICHYCDFTKFFYNERLADDYLEALEKEIHTYIPGEKADVRTIFVGGGTPTAVNHKQLEKLLKMIDDHFDISGCEEYTFEANPGDLDVEKVRLLKAYGVDRISLGVQVFDDDMLEKIGRVHKVKDVYTNIDRLVQAGLTNVSIDLMYALPGQTVEDFEKTIDEAMQFGLPHYSSYSLQIEPKTVFYQRYKKGKLSKAKEDDEAEMYELLQRKLADAGAVQYEISNFAKPGFESKHNLTYWNNEYYYGIGAGAHGYLPGKRTINIRPLPAYVKKATEDGMPVLHKEPIGLKEQLEEEMFLGLRKTKGVSKELFQQKYGKTLVDVFGNKLTELKERSLIAEDTGHIRLTSKGRILGNEVFQ